A section of the Kluyveromyces lactis strain NRRL Y-1140 chromosome F complete sequence genome encodes:
- the GDH3 gene encoding glutamate dehydrogenase (NADP(+)) GDH3 (highly similar to uniprot|P07262 Saccharomyces cerevisiae and to YAL062W uniprot|P39708 Saccharomyces cerevisiae, GDH3 NADP(+)-dependent glutamate dehydrogenase) codes for MSAEPYEPEFQQAYNEVYNCLKDSTLFDKKPVYKKVLPVVSVPERIIQFRVTWENDKGEQEVATGFRVQFNSAKGPYKGGLRFHPTVNLSVLKFLGFEQIFKNALTGLSLGGAKGGLCFDPKGRSDSEIRRVCYAFMKELSRHIGQDVDVPAGDIQVGGREIGYLFGAYRHYKNSWEGVLTGKDLNWGGSLIRPEATGYGLIYYTEAMIKYASQGKESFEGKRVVISGSGNVAQYAALKCIELGATVLSLSDSKGSVISETGITAEHIYAIQDGRAAWKTLEQIVGEASVFSGSSVKYIAGARPWVHVGKVDVALPCATQNEVSGAEAEHLVANGVKFVAEGSNMGSTQEAIDVFEGVRLQTASASAPAVWYAPGKASNMGGVAVSGLEMAQNSARVSWTRETVDAELKKIMTTCFDDCVTTAKEYSNESNVEALPSLVKGANLTGFIRVADAMLHQGDVF; via the coding sequence ATGTCTGCTGAACCATATGAACCAGAATTCCAACAAGCCTACAACGAAGTTTACAACTGTTTGAAAGACTCTACTTTGTTCGACAAGAAACCTGTCTACAAGAAGGTTTTGCCAGTTGTCTCTGTTCCAGAAAGAATCATCCAATTCAGAGTTACCTGGGAAAATGACAAAGGTGAACAAGAAGTCGCTACTGGTTTCAGAGTTCAATTTAACTCTGCTAAGGGCCCATACAAGGGTGGTTTGAGATTCCATCCAACCGTTAACTTGTCCGTTTTGAAGTTCTTGGGTTTCGAacaaatcttcaagaaCGCTTTGACTGGTTTATCTCTTGGTGGTGCCAAGGGTGGTCTATGTTTCGATCCAAAGGGTAGATCTGATTCCGAAATTAGAAGAGTATGTTACGCTTTCATGAAGGAATTGTCCAGACACATTGGTCAAGACGTTGATGTCCCAGCTGGTGACATTCAAGTTGGTGGTCGTGAAATCGGTTATTTGTTCGGTGCATACCGTCACTACAAGAACTCTTGGGAAGGTGTTTTGACCGGTAAGGACTTGAACTGGGGTGGTTCTTTGATCAGACCAGAAGCTACTGGTTACGGTCTGATTTACTACACTGAAGCTATGATCAAGTATGCTTCCCAAGGTAAGGAATCTTTCGAAGGTAAGCGTGTTGTCATCTCCGGTTCCGGTAACGTTGCCCAATATGCTGCTTTGAAATGTATTGAATTGGGTGCTACCGTTTTGTCTTTGTCCGATTCTAAGGGTTCTGTCATCTCCGAAACTGGTATCACTGCAGAGCACATCTACGCTATCCAAGATGGTAGAGCAGCCTGGAAGactttggaacaaatcGTTGGTGAAGCTTCTGTCTTCTCTGGAAGTTCTGTGAAATACATCGCTGGTGCTAGACCATGGGTTCACGTAGGTAAGGTTGATGTTGCTTTGCCATGTGCCACTCAAAACGAAGTTTCTGGTGCTGAAGCTGAACACTTGGTTGCCAATGGTGTCAAGTTCGTTGCTGAAGGTTCTAATATGGGTTCCACTCAAGAAGCCATCGATGTCTTCGAAGGTGTTCGTTTGCAAACTGCCTCCGCTAGTGCTCCTGCCGTCTGGTACGCTCCAGGTAAGGCTTCTAACATGGGTGGTGTTGCTGTTTCTGGTTTGGAAATGGCTCAAAACTCCGCTAGAGTTTCATGGACCAGAGAAACAGTTGACgctgaattgaagaagatcatgACTACTTGTTTCGATGACTGTGTTACTACTGCAAAGGAATATTCTAACGAATCTAACGTTGAAGCTTTGCCATCTTTGGTTAAGGGTGCTAACTTGACTGGTTTCATCAGAGTTGCTGATGCTATGTTGCACCAAGGTGATGTTTTCTAA